A single Muntiacus reevesi chromosome 9, mMunRee1.1, whole genome shotgun sequence DNA region contains:
- the MSANTD4 gene encoding myb/SANT-like DNA-binding domain-containing protein 4 yields MKQLKRKRKSNFSVQETQTLLKEITKRKEVIFSKQLNTTINVMKRMAWEEIAQCVNAVGEGEQRTGTEVKRRYLDWRALMKRKKMKANIKLVGSGFPLPTSDLDDSLTEEIDEKIGFRSDTNFDWQNVADFRDAGGSLTEVKVEEEERDPQSPEFEIEEEEEMLSSVIPDSRRENELPDFPHIDEFFTLNSTPSRSAYDEPHLLVNIEKQKLELEKRRLDIEAERLQVEKERLQIEKERLRHLDMEHERLQLEKERLQIEREKLRLQIVNSEKPSLESELGQGEKSIHQPQDIETEKLKLERERLQLEKDRLQFLKFESEKLQIEKERLQVEKERLRIQKEGHLQ; encoded by the exons atgaagcaactgaagaggaaaaggaaaagcaatttcAGTGTACAAGAAACTCAGACCCTTTTGAAAGAAATTACGAAAAGGAAAGAAGTAATTTTTTCCAAGCAACTCAATACAACAATTAATGTGATGAAGCGAATGGCTTGGGAGGAGATTGCACAGTGTGTGAATGCTGTAGGAGAAGGAGAACAGAGAACAGGGACAGAAGTGAAAAGAAGGTACCTTGACTGGCGAGCCCTTATGAAGAGAAAGAAGATGAAGGCAAACATTAAGCTAGTTGGTTCAGGGTTTCCCCTTCCCACATCTGATTTAGATGACTCTCTCACTGAAGAGATAGATGAAAAGATTGGATTCCGAAGTGATACAAATTTTGATTGGCAAAATGTGGCAGATTTCAGGGATGCAGGTGGTTCCTTAACTGAGGTCAaggtggaagaggaagaaagagatccCCAGAGTCCTGAA tttgagattgaagaggaagaagaaatgttGTCATCAGTCATACCAGATTCCAGGAGGGAAAATGAACTTCCTGATTTCCCCCACATTGATGAATTTTTTACTCTAAACTCAACACCGTCTAGGTCTGCATATGATGAGCCCCATTTGCTTGTAAACATAGAGAAACAGAAACTAGAATTGGAAAAACGAAGGCTTGATATTGAGGCTGAAAGACTGCAGGTAGAGAAGGAACGCCTACAGATTGAGAAAGAGAGACTGCGACATTTAGACATGGAGCATGAGCGACTTCAGCTGGAAAAGGAGCGGTTGCAGATTGAAAGAGAGAAGCTGAGGTTACAGATAGTCAATTCAGAGAAGCCGTCTTTGGAAAGTGAACTTGGTCAAGGGGAAAAGTCCATACATCAACCACAGGATATAGAAACTGAGAAGTTAAAACTTGAGAGAGAACGCTTACAACTGGAAAAAGATAGGCTACAGTTTTTGAAATTTGAATCAGAGAAGCTGCAAATTGAAAAGGAACGCTTACAAGTAGAGAAAGAGAGACTACGAATTCAGAAGGAAGGACACTTGCAGTGA